From Candidatus Eisenbacteria bacterium:
TCTCGTAGACTCCGCGCGACTTCATGCCGACGAGGCGGCTCTCCACGATGTCGACGCGACCCACGCCATGCGCGCCCGCGACGGCGTTGAGCTTCTCGAGCAACACCGCGCCGCTCATCCGCTCACCATCGAGACTCACGGGCGTGCCGGACTCGAATCCGATCGCGATGCGAGTCGGCGATGCAGGGCGCCGAGGTGGAGCGGCAGTGAGCCGATACATGCTCTCGGGCGCGACGTTTGCCGGATCCTCGAGTGGGCCGCCCTCGTGGCTCAGGTGCCACAGGTTGCCGTCGCGCGAGAACAGATCCTCGAGCTTCACTTCGACGGCGATGCCGTGCGTGGCGGCGTAGGCGAGCGCATCCTCGCGCGACACGATGTCCCACTCGCGCCACGGCGCGATCACCGGCAGCGCGGGTGCGAGGGCTTGATAGGCCAGCTCGAAGCGCACCTGGTCGTTGCCCTTGCCGGTGCAGCCGTGCGCGAGCGCATCGGCGCCCAGCTCGAGCGCCCAGTGCACCTGACGCGCCGCGATCAACGGGCGCGCGAGCGAGGTGCCGAGCAGGTAGCGTCCCTCATAGATGGCGCCGGCCTTGAGTGAGGGGAAGCAGTAGTCGCTCGCAAACGACTCGCGCAAGTCTTCGACGATTACGCGACTTGCGCCGCTGGCGCGCGCGCGCGACTCGACGGTGGCGAGTTCGGCGCCCTGTCCGACGTCCGAGCAGTAACAGATCACTTCGCAGTCGAAGCGGTCCCGGAGCCACGGCACGATGATGCTGGTGTCGAGTCCGCCC
This genomic window contains:
- a CDS encoding argininosuccinate synthase, coding for MKPSTFRRIALAYSGGLDTSIIVPWLRDRFDCEVICYCSDVGQGAELATVESRARASGASRVIVEDLRESFASDYCFPSLKAGAIYEGRYLLGTSLARPLIAARQVHWALELGADALAHGCTGKGNDQVRFELAYQALAPALPVIAPWREWDIVSREDALAYAATHGIAVEVKLEDLFSRDGNLWHLSHEGGPLEDPANVAPESMYRLTAAPPRRPASPTRIAIGFESGTPVSLDGERMSGAVLLEKLNAVAGAHGVGRVDIVESRLVGMKSRGVYETPAGTVLREALEDLCATTLTHDVIRTRAELAPRYADLVYQGQWFSPLRNALQAFVDAALEPVSGTVTVELFQGRAQAIARTSPRSLYQPALASFDMTGYDATDAGGFIRLFGLPLATAARVEAAARLDAAAPVEASSTDATKASAAPSRSEAAPAPEVSHAR